The following are encoded in a window of Primulina eburnea isolate SZY01 chromosome 4, ASM2296580v1, whole genome shotgun sequence genomic DNA:
- the LOC140828880 gene encoding protein NRT1/ PTR FAMILY 6.3-like, with product MALPQTQREAETLPDAWDYKGRPAVKSKSGGWTSAAMILGVEAVERFTTLGIAVNLVTYLTGTMHLGNAAAANNVTNFLGTSFMLCLLGGFIADTFLGRYFTIAIFAIVQATGVTILTISTTIPSLRPPKCTAGSPSCIPASSKQISALYLALYLTALGTGGLKSSVSGLGSDQFDDSDEKERQQMTKFFSWFFFFIMVGALAAVTVFVYIQDNLGRDWGYGLCACTIIVGWMVFMSGTKRYRIKKLVGSPLTQIASVFVAAWRKRHLELPSDPSLLYSVEDEGYSSKKKQQLPHSKEFRFLDKAAIKEPEIGVKMANKWYLKTLTDVEEVKLVIRMLPTWATTIMFWTVYAQMTTFSVQQATTMDRHIGKSFQIPAASLTVFFVGSILLTVPIYDRLIVPICRRVLKNPHGLTPLQKIFVGLVLSIVGMVAAAFTEINRLKAARSHGLTHNPEAVIPLTVFCLVPQFLLVGAGEAFTYIGQLDFFLRECPKGMKTMSTGLFLSTISLGFFFSSILVTVVHQATGPSKPWLADNLNEGKLYNFYWLLGILSVLNMCVFLACSRRYVYKEKRLADEGIELEEAGPICH from the exons ATGGCGCTCCCACAAACCCAACGAGAGGCTGAAACTCTTCCCGATGCCTGGGATTACAAGGGCCGTCCCGCCGTCAAATCCAAGTCCGGCGGATGGACAAGCGCCGCCATGATTCTAG GAGTTGAGGCGGTTGAGAGATTTACTACGCTAGGAATAGCAGTGAATTTGGTGACATATCTGACAGGAACTATGCACTTGGGGAATGCGGCCGCAGCCAACAATGTCACTAATTTTCTTGGCACTTCTTTTATGCTGTGTTTGCTTGGAGGGTTCATAGCAGATACTTTTCTGGGGAG GTACTTCACCATCGCTATTTTCGCCATCGTTCAAGCAACG GGTGTCACAATCCTGACAATCTCAACCACAATCCCCAGTCTCCGGCCACCAAAATGCACCGCCGGCAGCCCATCATGCATCCCGGCGAGCAGCAAGCAGATCTCAGCCCTCTACCTGGCCCTATACCTGACGGCTCTCGGCACCGGAGGCCTCAAATCCAGCGTCTCGGGCTTAGGGTCCGATCAATTCGATGATTCGGACGAGAAGGAGAGACAACAAATGACCAAATTCTTCAGCTGGTTTTTCTTCTTCATCATGGTTGGGGCACTGGCAGCAGTTACAGTATTTGTTTACATTCAAGATAATCTTGGAAGAGATTGGGGATATGGGCTTTGTGCCTGCACAATCATCGTGGGGTGGATGGTGTTCATGTCGGGCACGAAACGGTATCGTATCAAGAAACTTGTGGGCAGCCCGTTGACACAGATCGCATCGGTTTTTGTGGCCGCCTGGCGGAAGAGACACCTGGAACTTCCGTCAGACCCTTCGCTTTTGTACAGTGTTGAAGATGAAGGGTACAGTAGCAAGAAGAAGCAACAGTTACCACACAGCAAGGAGTTCCG TTTTCTGGACAAGGCAGCAATCAAGGAGCCCGAAATTGGAGTCAAAATGGCAAACAAATGGTACCTTAAGACATTAACCGACGTGGAAGAAGTAAAACTAGTGATTAGGATGCTGCCGACTTGGGCCACGACAATAATGTTTTGGACTGTATACGCCCAAATGACCACGTTCTCAGTTCAACAAGCAACCACCATGGACCGCCACATCGGCAAGTCCTTCCAGATCCCGGCCGCGTCCCTCACTGTTTTCTTCGTCGGTAGCATCCTCTTGACCGTGCCTATCTACGATCGGCTGATAGTCCCTATATGCAGGCGGGTTCTAAAGAATCCCCATGGTCTCACTCCTCTACAAAAGATTTTTGTAGGGCTAGTCTTGTCAATAGTTGGCATGGTAGCTGCAGCATTCACAGAAATCAATAGACTCAAAGCAGCCCGATCACACGGCCTTACGCACAACCCCGAGGCCGTTATACCGCTAACGGTCTTTTGTTTGGTACCACAGTTCCTCTTGGTGGGTGCCGGTGAGGCTTTCACGTATATCGGACAACTCGATTTCTTCCTTAGGGAATGTCCGAAGGGAATGAAGACAATGAGCACGGGTTTGTTTCTAAGTACGATATCGCTAGGATTCTTCTTCAGCTCGATTTTGGTGACGGTGGTTCATCAAGCAACGGGTCCGAGTAAGCCGTGGTTAGCGGATAATCTCAATGAAGGGAAGCTTTACAACTTCTATTGGTTGTTGGGGATTCTAAGTGTTTTGAATATGTGTGTTTTTTTGGCTTGTTCGAGACGGTACGTGTACAAGGAGAAGAGGCTCGCCGATGAAGGAATTGAATTGGAGGAGGCTGGACCTATTTGCCACTAA